tttccttttttaacagtcaagcacacttgctgattctcatcgtgaggttgcactggctggaccacgtaagtaagctcccagcgaataaatacaacaaccttgctactttcgatgtcacttgatgagaaaAGCGGCTCGTAGCCAGATAGACTGATTAGGTGCAATAATTTCGGTTCAAGTATAACCATTATAGGAAATCAGTTCAGATGTGCGAACTGACGGAAATCAGAGATGCGAGATCtaagacctcttgcgttccattGAAAAATCGACGACTCTCTAACCTCTTGTCGAAACGACTTGTGATTCGACCACGACTTTACTGAAGGCTTTCAAGGACTGGGCTCAACTCGTCCAGCACTTGTAGGCCACTCCTAGCAGTTGACATATCTATGCTTGTGCAAAGACATCCGATGACACTTACAATagatcgcagcataggaataatttgacgacGTCTGAGCCTCGTCAAgagcagcattggctttcactggaaGCAGAGAGTGGAAAGGCTGCTTAgaaggccgtgcgttcgcaagcGCTGGTcagtcttcaggggagagaggcttcgccggtggaggtattcttgtGCTCTCCGGCTTTCTACtagatgttgatggtggtgtagactTAAGTGGTGCATGAAcatcaccatgactggagcgcttccgtcggtggcgacgtcgacgccggattttctCTGAAGTTTTTCTAAAggtggagttatccctgaccatttgCTTTAGGATGCCCTATTCTTTTTTGAGTCTTGAGCATTCCTTAAACGTGGCTTCATGGgtacctcgacaattgccgcacctataagttgttgcacaagAGGTGTCTACCGTGCACGACTCCGCGCACCGGAGGCATACGGTAGAGTTTGCACAGGCgccctttacatggccgatcttgaaacacttatggcactgaagcggctttgggacaaaatgccgtaccacatgccggaaatgtcccaccttgacgtgcgtaggTATAGAGTCTTCCTTAAAGACTATCTCCAAGCAGCGGCAGTTCCCGAAGCGGCTTACATGCCTTAAGACCACTCTTTCGTACgccggttttatcagaatgggcAGATCTGTGTTTGGGATTGCCGAGTCAGTGTCGTAAATGACCCCTGCAGTGCAGGTCCCAGCCATTGTTACGAgcgctcgtactttgacatctccaaactctgtcatcattcgaagcttctccagcgtgtATGCCCGCGTTGTGTCAAcagctaaaacgttcttacgtgtgtttagccaGACCTCTTCAatttcattctgtgctattccctcaagaacaGCGGTGATGGCTTGCCTGTTCAATATTCGAAGGCTGacggaaggatccacgggcatgaagagaatggtatgcAGCCAGCATTCACTcttgccttcacggttgacgtgcttgctggtgaaGACGCcttgatgagcctccttttggccttccgactcctcacagacatgaAGCTGTCATTCAATGAGTCATCGCCGTCTACTGAGTAAATGTCTGTGTCTTCCCCggagctgcaccaagagcctcgtttccttgTGGAGCTCACGAATGTTGAGCTGTAGGTAGACGGCTCTTCGTCCATAAGCACGAGAGCAGAAGCATCTCTTGAGCCGTCACTAGCTGGTGTTGAACCATGAGCCTTGAGTCACAGAACAGCTTGAAGGCGCCGTCATTTCGCCACGTGGGCCTGTGAAAGTCGCCGTGGCCATCGCTACAAGGCAGGACGCGGAGAGCGTCCCAGGTATTGTGGAAAATATAACGAAAAGTGACAGACGCGTTCTATCACCAAGTGACTTAGTCGTCATCCATTCATTCGCATAGATATGAAGAAGTATGGCATGGGCCTATGTGTCATTTGTCAAATCTTCAATGACCCTAAAGCCACAAACTATCTTGCAAGATTGACTATGACAggatgtatatacatatataccgGCAGCCACTAAAAGATTTCACACCCCTACATTGATAAAAATAGGCAGAAGAAAGCTGACTTCAACGTTATCCCTTGTCTGTCTTTAGTGTTGCGGTATTTTTAAAAGATGTGTCAACGTGTCCAGCTCGCCGTTTCAACCCCTGCGCCATATTGTTAGATTCACCATTACGAACTGTTCTGGTTGGTGAATGCATGGGGCACGCCGAGTTGAAACTGTGTACCTTTGATGTGGAATTCTGCGCACGGCTGTGCTTGTTTGAATACTCAAGTTAGCAAGAAGCGTGGATCTGAAGGTCTTCCTGAAATATTGACACCATATTTTTGCAAGAAAGAGGCGTTGGTGTCGCCATCCAAGCGACAGATCCGCTATCTTCACGACATGGATGATGTTGATTCACAAatgtttaatatatatatatatatatatatatatatatatatatatatatatatatatatatatatatatatatatatatatatatatatatatatatatgtgtgtgtgtgtgtgtgtgtgtgtgtgtgtgtcattcaAAAGCTCCAGACAAAGTGCCTTTTACTGTACGAGCTTGCCTCAGTTTACCTAACCTAATTGTACTTTTTTGTTGACTAAGAGCAATCGTAACGCTTTTTTGTTAAAGATAGTGAGTATTTGCTAGTGTATAAAGTGTGGAATTCTCGGGCTCTTTCGATAGTGGTTGAATTAAGATTCTTGGGCTTCTCTGCGAATAGTTCTGTTATCATTCTGAAACTATTCAAATAGTATTCGATTAGCAATCGTATTATGTTCTTAGATAGACTATTCAAAAAGTAACTAAGGTTCTAAGATTAACTATTTTCGCACCTCTAGTGCCTAAAACTAAGGCTTTGGCACGCTGAACTCCATGCAGCTGCGCGACGACGGGGCCCGACCCCGTCGTCGCGGCTAAGGGTACAATTTTCGTAGCCTGTGTGATCTGTATGAGTTTGCGCGTTACCAAGTACAGCCATGCACACTGGGGAGGTCGAGCTCTGGACGCATTGAAAATGATAAAAAGGACGCCAGTACAGCAAGTCACTAAAATGTTTTTGTTCAAACTAAACTAAGATCCCACTTTCatgctaaagagaaaaaaaaaaacgaagtttcCGCAGGCCACGGAACACTCTCTGCCGACGAAGTGGTCTGTTTCGAGGACGTCCTCTAGAGAGCATTAAAAAGAGCTACCCTTAGATACCCATGGCAATAGGCTTCTGCTGATAAATGACGGTGATAAAGTTCCGTACAGTCAGGTCGAGATTATAGACCTCTACTGTTTATGACGACCATGGCTGGCTACCTTTGTGGCCTGAACGCCCACACGCTCTGGTATGCAGTGGTATGCAGTGGTATTTTGAAGTGTTGATTTTGCACGTGCCTCCTCTGAATGGTAGCCCTAGGTCAAACGCCGTGCAGCCCTTATTATGTTTTAGTGTTGCGATGCACGTTGAGGgttgtaaataaagaaaaattcgGTATCGAAGTGGTTAAGCTACTAAAGCTTCGAACCCTGAGGACCCGTCAACggagatggcaagtggagatggTGACATGGTAGCCATCGCCCGAGGCAGAAGGAGCGAAACCCCGATTTGGTCACAGAGCAGCTTAGGCTGGTGACTGGGGCGGAGGACGTCGCAGCTCGGCCCGGCTGGACGCCCCAGCCGGCACCCTGAAGGCCTCCCACAACAGTTCTCCCACAACAGGCCTCCCACAACAGTGGCAAGAGCATATTGGAAATCAGGAACTCTAAAAGCACTCACTATAATACACGAGAACTGGCAATACATTCATTACGCTGGAGACCTTAGGATACTGTTTGTCGATCTACTGTGCAGACAGGCATGCAGTTATTCGCGAGGGAAATCAGAACGCTATGAAGGTACTTACGTCTGTATTGTGGATATCGGTCTTGGTGCGTCCCGTCCGTAGGTAAAGCAAGGACGACGGAGGCTTCCCTTCAAAACAAAGAACATTTATTTACCAGGTAGGGGTTGGAgcatacgcacgcgcatacgaatttcgacatgcgcacgcacatacgaattTCGACATGGGGGTTTGAgctccactgtgccattggtgctcgGTCATGCCGGCCTGAGGCAAGTTttacaacaagttacaagcactggcgtaactcagtggtagtgTTGAAGGAGAGACGAGACGGCGTCAACGAGCCCGTGCTGAGGTCGCAGCATTTATTGGAGGCGTAGGCGTATGCGGAGTCGCCGCTGCAGCGTCCAGCTAGGCCAGGAGCTAGGCCATTCTGAAATCCCTCGTGCCTCACGCCACACGAACCACGCGGTTCGCTCCTTTTTCGGCATGGCCACCTTGCCAAATCTAGCATGGTGCTACATAGGCTctccccctagcgctttgcgtgATCGAAAACATATGCACAAAAGAAAAGGAGGGACAGATGCTATATAAATGAACGACAATCCGTAAAGTGTCTATTTGGGAAGTCCGGGTTATCAACGTGTGTGGGCCATCAGGAAGGATCTCCGGCGGGTGGCACTGGGAGAAACGCAGTGGATGGAGATGAAAGCGCCGGGTCGCTGCGGTCATAAACACGTGCATCTAACAACGACACGGCGGGCTCATTCGAAAACGCTCTCGCCGGTTCGAGTGGACGTGGCTGAGAAACGTGCCTGAAGAGCTTGCGCCGGCGATgtgggcgaaatagtgtgaaGGATCGAAGCGCATTCATGATGACCCTGAAGTGTCATAGCCACGGCGGGGTCTTGgacagcgcacagggtgccgagCATGCTGTCGACAAGGATCAGCGGGCTGAtcgtgctggtgcggacgtcTCTGTCGATGGAACACCGACGTCCGCTTGACACTGCGGCAGAGTGCCGGAGCAGAtggccgagtcgacggatgcAGCAAAGCCGTGCATTGCGTTtagtcatgtgcacggcaagaGGTTGGCCATCCCGTCGGGCAAACCTTCTGGGTGCTTGCGCCATCTCGAAGGCTAAGGCTTCAACGCATGGCTGTTTAGCCGGAAGCTTGAAAAAGGGCCGCTCTGTATTATACAGAATGTGATGATTTCGTGGGCATGCTGTCAAGGGTTTAAGACATGAAGTTGTACCACGCGTCGTCACTGTTGTTACCAACCAGCCTGCGTGGCGGGCTGCGTCCGGCGCCAAATGCTCTGGGGAAGGGTTGTGAAGCTCAGAAGACGCTGGCATCGCTGGAGTATCGGGTGGCACACCTGCTCTCGTTGAACGACCATCGGTTGTCCGAGCATGAGGGTTGGCGTGCGGGTCTTCATGATCGATGACAACCTCTACAGCATGCGCGGCATGTGCGGTCTGCTCTGCCATAGGCACCGCAGGTACGTCGTCCTCAGCTGCatcagtcatagtcgcagcgtctCGGAAGTTAGGCTGTATACAGATGACGGCTTGTGACTTTACCTTGGCTGCGGCAGACTGCGAGGGCGAGGATGGTTGCTGATGGCAGGACGCGTAGAGCATTGACATTCCTGGGGAGACGCCTTCGAACATCGTCGACGCTGAAACCTCCACGACTGGAAGGTGAATAGCGGGCGTTACTATGTCCGCAGTCGTGGTAGACAGGGCATTTGGCGACGTTGCCGCCATGGAACCTGACGCTTCCGAGGTGTTGTGAGCCGTGGAGGTCGGCCAAAGCGAGCGGGTAGTGAACATGCTTAGAGTATCGTCGGCCAAGGACTATGGGCAGCCGGAAGCGGGACTCGCATCGCTAGTGGCCGGACGGGAGGTTGTAGGAGACGTAGCCGGGGAAGCGAAGTCATGGTCGAGGCAGGGTTGATAGCCGGTAGATACCGCTTGCTGTGACTCACGGTAAACCGGGAAGTCACGGGTTTtgacatgcgcacgcgcatacgtatTTTGACATGCGCACGCGCAGTAGATGAGGCAGTAGGAGGCCAGCACCGAAGAGCAGAGGTCGTCGTACGGCTGCGGGCTTGAGtgtgaagtggcagcgagatgacgcagttCTACTGGAAGGTGctgagaagaatggcgtgcattaGCGACTGATCTGAGACGCCATttaccgcaagaacggcgtcgaacTGCAGAAACCGTACCTTGGGGTAGGtagattggaacggcggcactggcgggcagagtcgtGGGAACATGGCAGCCGATGGCTCGTCGAAGGGTGCGTCCTTCAGATCGCCAGGTCTTTCAGGTCCGGAACGGTGGTAGAAGCGGGTCAAAGTGCGGCTGCAAGGTTTGAGCTGGCTGGAACATGGCTGCGAAGCTCAGAGGAAGCAGTGCAGCGCGGGTTGCTTGTCCGTTGGTCCGGGGTCATCATATGTTGAGAAATGGGAGAGACGAGACGGTGGCGACGAGCCTGTGCCGAGGCTTAAGCTTTTATTTTAGACGCAGGCGTAGCCGGAGTCACCGGGCCAGGAGGAGGGCCGTTCTGAAATTCATCGTGGCTCGCGCCACACGAGCCTTTGATTTGATGTGCTTCGCTCTCCTAGATACACGGCATGTACCCACTGCGGGGGATTCGCCAAGAATGCAACGCAGACActgttaaatgttattttaggtaagctatgaaatttcaaacaaaaacaaagaaactaaATAGCGATATTACGTAATGTATTCAATTTTACTCTAAGTAATATGTTTTTTAGCCTGTATTCCAGACTGCCGTAATAACCTGACGAGAATAATTTAGAAAACCTAAGTTTTCCCTTAACGAAATGATGAATAATTTTTACTACAAGACTAAAATGGTACTCGTTGAATATTTTtaatgaaattacacacggcatcaaaggcatccTTGTAGCAGTATCCCAAGCCTGAGGCATCGAAGCTTAAAATATTTTTCTCCGATAAGGTCAAGCCTATTGTTGTAAAAGGAGTAATTAGAAATCGAGTTCTCATACGAGAATGTCTTGCAGATAACAAAAAGTAATGTGGTATATTCACCAGTTCTCCACAGAATTGGCGGAGAGGTGATATCGTGAGACCAGCCCTGTACCAGTTatagtttaatggagggacacgacatcaaaATCTGGTGATCATCACTCATGATTGTCGAGAATGGCTCCACTGGGATCTCCATGAATATTTTAGGTGATTATATTCCATCCACGTGGTTTTTGCTTCCATCCTATCTGTGTGGATAGCTCATCTTCTAAACCTGATTGCGGTGAAGTATTTTACCACCGGGAGAACCAGCGTTATTGGGAGATCTAGCGATGAGCGGGCTAAGGCGTCGGCCATTTCATTTAATGTTAACCCACAGTGACCTGGTAACTATACTAATTTCAGGTACTTTAGCTAAGACGGAACTAAAGATCATAACGTCGTGATGCACGAGAGGTATGAGAAGTTGTAAGAGCTGTGCATATCGAGAGCAAATTAGTAATTATCATTGCCTTGTTCTCATTCCTCGGAAGTTTTCGCAGGGACATGATGACTGCCATTAGCTCCGCCTCAAAAACAGGAGTGAAATCGGATAGCCTCAAGGCAAATGACCAGCCAAGTGATTGGGAGACTATTCCTACGCCTGCCCTTTCCGCATACGGAAGCATCTGCGGCTATTATGTTACGTGTCCGTGCATGCTGCAGGAAATCTGCTATCCTGTTCTCTAAAAATTTGCGGGATTGAAATGTAGATTGTGGAGAAAAGATCTCGTCATATTCCATATTAAGAATGTGGTTTTAGATATCAAATGCAATTACCTCACTAATGTTGACATTTATACTTGTTAGTTTCTTTTGTACATAGATTATCTGCGGTTTATGAAAACAAGGCCAATGAGTGAGAAAGAACGAATCTGGGCCACTGATGAAAACGTATTCAGCTCTCCTCACTGGTAAGTTGAGAAATTTTAGAAATGTCTGCACTGTTAACAAGCGGAATCGTCAGAGCAATGTAGGAAGACGCGCTTCCTGAAAAATAATATTTGCTGTAAACCTAGCCACAGACACAAGCGCAGAGCTTCCCGCTCCACTGAGAACCAACGGCTAAGCTTTGTACGCAGGTCCTCCTGATAACAAGACACATCCGAATTCTAATAATGGGCACAAATACACTTTGTATAATATTAACATAATATCTccacggctgatatttctactgaatcaaacgccttctcgtaatctatgaaggctatgtatagtggttggttatactctgagcatttctctattacctgattgatagtatgaatgtggtcgattgttgagtagcttgttcgaaatcctgcttgttcctttggttgattgaattctaatgttttctttactctgttagcaattacctttgtaaatagcttgtatactacagagagcaagctgatcggcctgtaattcttcaagtccttgtcatctcctttctcatgtattaagatgatgttagcgttcttccaagactctggtactcttcccgtcaggagacacctcgtaaacagggtaactagtttttctaacacaatctgtcctccatctttcagcagatctgatgttacctgatcctaaccagcagctttgcctctttgcatgctctccaaagcttttctgacttctatcattactggtggggtgtcatctgggttactgctagttcttatagtattaaggtcttggttgtctcggctactgtacagatctctgtaaaactcctccgctattttaactatcctatccatattggtagttattttgccttctttgtcccttagtgcatacatccgacttttgcctatcccaagttttctcttcactgctttgacgcttcctccatttttcagagcgtgttcaattctctccatgttataccttcttacatcgcataccttacgtctattaatcaacttcgaaagctctgccagttctattttgtctgttgtacttgacactttcatgatttgacgcttcttaattaggttcttcgtttcctgggaaagcttgccagtgtcctgtctaactaccctgcctccaacttccactgcacactccgtaatgatactcgtcagattatcattcattgtatctacgctaaggttggtttcctcactaagagccgagtacctgttctgcagcgacactctgaattcctgtactttccctctcagtgctagctgattgattggcttcttgcgtatcaatttctgtcgttccttcttcaagtctaggcgaattcgaggccgtaccattttatggtcactgcatcgtaccttgccaaccacttccacatcctgcacgattcctgggtgtgcactcattataaagtctatttcgttcttattttcgccattagggctcctccatgtccacttgcggttttctcgttttcggtagaaggtattcaaaatccgtaaattattgcgttctgcgaattccaccagtagctctcctctggcgtttctagtaccgatgccataatctcctactgcctggtctccagcctgcttcttccctacctttgcattaaagtcgcccatcactataattgattgatgtgtggggtttaacgtcccaaaaccaccatatgattatgagagacgccatagtggagggctccggaaatttggaccacctggggttctttaacgtgtgcccaaatctgagcacacgggcctacaacatttccgcctccatcggaaatgcagccgccgcagccgggaatcgaacccgcgacctgcgggtcagcagccgagtaccttagccactagaccaccgcggcggggccacccatcactatagtatactgtgtttttaccttactcattgccgattccacgtcttcatagaagctttcaactgaagcgtcatcatgggtGGATGtaagcgcgtaagcctgtactaccttcatcttgtatcttttattcagtttaattacgagacctaccaccctttcattaatgctatagtattcttctatgttgccagctatgtttctgtgaattaggaaccccactcccagttctcttctgtctgccaagccccgatagcaaaggacgtgcccattctgtagcaccgtataggcctcatctgtcctcctaacctcactgagccctatattatatcccatttaacaccttctagctcctcgaatagtacagctagacttccctcactagataaggttctagcgttaaacgttgcgaagttgaggttccaatggcggcctgtccggatccagagattcttagcaccctctgctgcgttgcagatctgaccgccgccgtggtcagttgcttcgcagctgctggggactgagggccgcgagttatttgacgtatgcatgtgagaggtagtggccagatactgcaccagggtggccaatccttctctggtgagggagtgcgttcccggcggtggttaccggtgaggccgcaccccaggcctcttaatgcagttccatcaacacgcggatttttttttaatccggttgggaactgcacggcaccgggatttgagccacggacctcttgcatgcgaggcgtatgctctaaccactacgccatcgccgctcgtacgttcagtagaaatatcagccgtcatgcagacactgcggaatcaggacgtagatgaagtatatataaacattctggaagaaatctacagggggtcaactgctaccatagtgcttcataaagaatgcaacagaataccaatcaagaagggtgtaaggcagggggacacaatctccccaatgctatttaccacgtgcttacaggaggttttcagaagcctagaatggtaacagttagggataagagttaatggagagtaccttagtaacctacgcttcgccgatgacattgaattactgagtaactcaggggacgcattgcaactcatgattacggagttagacaaggagagcagaaaggtgggtcttaaaattaatctgcagaaaacgaaagtaatgtacaacaacctcggaaaggagcagcgcttcgagataggtaatagtgcacttgaagttgtaaaggactgtctacttatggcaggtaataaccgcagacccgattcacgagattgaagtaactagaagaataactagaagaataagaatggggtagagcacattcggcaagcactctcaaattatgtcaggtagattgccactatccctcaagaggaaggtatataacatctgtatcttgccggtacttggctacggagcagaaacctggagacttacaaagagggttcagcttaaattgaggacgacgcagcgagcaatggaaagaaaaatggtaggtgtaaccttaagagacaagaagagagcagagtggattaggggacaaacgggggttaaggatatcatagttgaaataaagaagaggaaatggacatgggccgggcatgtagcgcgtagacaggataaccgctggtcattaagggtaactaactggattcccagagaagggaagcgggttagggggagacagaaggttaggtgggcagatgagattaagaagtttgcgggtataaattggcagcagcaagcacaggaccgggttaactggcggaaaatgggagaggcctttgtcctgcagtggacgtagtcaggctgatgatgatgaatatctCCACGTACGCCAAATTTGCGATAACTCATTCTTCGCAGTAAGCCTAAAGCCCGTTGAGCCTTAGCCGTAATGTACTCTCTCTGTGGACTCCAGTTAGGTTTTTCATTGTACAGCACACCCAAATATTTGAAGGAGCCTACTTGCGGAATAGGTTCCTGATTATATACAATATCGATGGAAATGGAATCGGCTATGGGAAACGCCAAGAGAGCACACTTATTTTAATTTAAAGCCATTGAAATCGACTGCAGCCATCTTTCTAGCATGCTCAACTATATTGTAATTTTTGCTGTAGAGCATAAATATCGTTGTCAGCAGAAGAGAAGGTTATATTATCAGCATATATATAGGCATAAGTATCCTGGCAGTTTGGTATGAAACTCAAGAGTATATCAAATAGCAGAGGTGAAAGAACTGCTCCCTGGGAAACTCCGTGATTCTGTTTGTATCTAGATGACGAGCATCCATACTTGACACAATAAAATTGATTTTTTGATTTTCAGAGGACGTCGTAAAGTCTACGATCATATGCCTCTTTTGCTTTAGCGACTGTGTGTTTAAAATTAGCTGCTATAAATTTATAATCAGAGCAGTTTTTAGAGGACTGATTGTGAAtaagctgcttccaagctgcctggtgacggcagtgatCTCGTGTGCAATCTTCATTCCATTAAGGACTAGAGGGCGCCCTTTCGGCCTACTCAACAGTAAATTCAGCTCGTTTATGGGCTCTTATTATAATTGTGTTCAACTTCATCGCTTTTAAATCATTAGTCTTGTCGGAGGAAGTAGATAAAGATGATGTTAGGTTATCTCTAAATTTTTTGTAGTTCACAAAGACTTGAGGGCAAGGAAGGGTTCTAACgaaaaaaatttcaaaacttatagGAAAATGATCTCTAATTGTGGCACAGTTAAGCACTGTCCGGGACGAGCTCGAAATAGTCGAACTTACCAAACTTCAATCTAAGGCTGATCGACATCGATCACGAATaaataggggggggggaggttctgGTGTTTAAGCACGATAGAATAATATCTGTTGCCCACTCACAGAGACGTTTACCACACTGATCAGTTTTTGAAACCCCAACACGTGTGATGAGAGTTAAAACCACCGACTACCATTTTCTCATTACGCCATGATCTGATTGCCATATCCAATCGTCTAGTGTCTTGTACACCGTCCGTAAAGTACAAATTAACTACAGAGAAAGACTGGCAACCAGATAATGTGACGTCCATCGCAAATATTTCGCATTCTGGGGACATATACTTGTTCGAGATTTTGGCCTTTAAACTGATTCTGTTAGAGACGAAAACTGCTAGTCCTCCATCTCTGGACTTG
The sequence above is drawn from the Rhipicephalus microplus isolate Deutch F79 chromosome 3, USDA_Rmic, whole genome shotgun sequence genome and encodes:
- the LOC142803050 gene encoding uncharacterized protein LOC142803050, whose amino-acid sequence is MFTTRSLWPTSTAHNTSEASGSMAATSPNALSTTTADIVTPAIHLPVVEVSASTMFEGVSPGMSMLYASCHQQPSSPSQSAAAKVKSQAVICIQPNFRDAATMTDAAEDDVPAVPMAEQTAHAAHAVEVVIDHEDPHANPHARTTDGRSTRAGVPPDTPAMPASSELHNPSPEHLAPDAARHAGWLVTTVTTRGTTSCLKPLTACPRNHHILYNTERPFFKLPAKQPCVEALAFEMAQAPRRFARRDGQPLAVHMTKRNARLCCIRRLGHLLRHSAAVSSGRRCSIDRDVRTSTISPLILVDSMLGTLCAVQDPAVAMTLQGHHECASILHTISPTSPAQALQARFSATSTRTGESVFE